The following coding sequences lie in one Melopsittacus undulatus isolate bMelUnd1 chromosome 9, bMelUnd1.mat.Z, whole genome shotgun sequence genomic window:
- the ARRDC4 gene encoding arrestin domain-containing protein 4 — MAAAGPGQGPGAGGAVKTLALVLEDEARRGSSGGCYCSGDTVSGQVLLELAGPLPLRGLRLEAAGRARVAWSESSGAVPGAGTWGVAVRAPGPGPRREAEVRYLDIRQSLLRDPPEGEENLVLLDGRHEFPFSFQLPQEPLVTSFTGKYGSIEYYVKAVLERPAAPDQSVQAELQVISHIDVSSPALLTPVLRSQEKMVGCWFFTSGPVSLSAKIERKGYCNGEAIPIYAEIENCSSRLIVPKAAIFQTQTYLASGKTKTFRQMVANVRGNHIASGSTDTWNGKTLKIPPVSPSILDCCIIRVEYSLAVYIHIPGAKKLMIEMPLVIGTIPCIGFSSRNSSITGQFSMDMSWLALTMPEHPEAPPNYADVVSEEEFSRHVPAYPPPIDCEEQLCCPVFAYIQEFRFQPPPLYSEIDPHPTDVEEIQPVSFNL; from the exons ATggcggcggccgggccgggccagGGCCCCGGGGCCGGCGGGGCGGTGAAGACGCTGGCCCTGGTGCTGGAGGACGAGGCCCGGCGAGGCAGCAGCGGCGGCTGCTACTGCAGCGGGGACACGGTGTCCGGgcaggtgctgctggagctggcgGGCCCGCTGCCGCTCCGCGGGCTGCGCCTGGAGGCCGCGGGCCGGGCTCGCGTCGCTTGGAGCGAGAGCTCCGGCGCTGTCCCCGGGGCAGGAACCTGGGGGGTGGCAGTGAGGGCGCCGGGCCCGGGGCCGCGGCGGGAGGCGGAGGTGCGGTACTTGGACATCCGGCAGAGCCTCCTGCGGGACCCACCCGAAG GTGAGGAAAACTTAGTTCTTCTCGATGGAAGACATGAATTTCCGTTCAGCTTTCAACTCCCTCAAGA ACCTTTGGTGACCTCTTTTACTGGGAAGTATGGCAGTATTGAGTACTATGTGAAAGCAGTACTGGAGAGGCCTGCAGCACCTGACCAGAGCGTGCAGGCAGAGCTTCAGGTCATCAGCCATATCGATGTCAGCTCACCAGCTTTATTG ACACCTGTTCTAAGAAGTCAGGAGAAGATGGTTGGCTGTTGGTTTTTCACTTCTGGGCCAGTGTCTCTCAGTGCCAAAATTGAGAGGAAGGGATACTGTAATG GGGAAGCCATTCCAATCTATGCAGAAATTGAGAACTGTTCCTCTCGTTTGATTGTTCCAAAAGCTGCcattttccaaacacaaacTTACCTGGCCAGTGGGAAGACAAAAACCTTCCGTCAGATGGTTGCCAATGTCCGAGGAAACCACATTGCCTCTGGGAGTACAGATACCTGGAATGGGAAAACTCTGAAAATCCCACCTGTATCCCCCTCTATACTTGACTGCTGTATTATTAGAGTAGAATATTCATTAGCT GTGTATATCCATATTCCTGGTGCTAAGAAATTGATGATTGAAATGCCTCTGGTGATTGGCACTATTCCATGTATTGGATTTTCAAGCAGAAACTCCAGCATTACCGGCCAGTTTAGTATGGATATGAGCTGGCTGGCGTTGACCATGCCAGAACACCCTGAAG CACCACCAAATTATGCTGATGTAGTGTCTGAGGAAGAGTTCTCCAGACATGTTCCTGCTTATCCACCACCAATAGACTGTGAGGAACAATTGTgttgtcctgtctttgcttacATACAAGAGTTCCGGTTTCAGCCTCCACCTCTTTATTctgag ATTGATCCACATCCAACTGATGTAGAAGAAATTCAGCCCGTTTCATTCAATCTCTGA